The genomic DNA GGATCGCGCCGTTCATGAGCAGACGGTATTCGCGCAAGAACCGTAGCGACTCCGGCAGAATTGTGAGGACCATCCCGCCGATGATCGGACCGAAGAAGCTCGCCGTCCCCCCGAAGATCGCGTAGGTCAGAATGTTGACGGCTTCGGAGAAGCTCGCCTGAGCGGGGTTGATGATGTAGGTGAAGTGCACCGAGAGCCCGCCGGCGAGACCGGAGATGAGGCCGGCGAGGGCGAAGGCCAGCACCTTGTAGTAGGTGATCCGAATCCCCATCGCCTGGGCGGCGGTCTCATCCTGGCGGATCGCGGCGAACGCCCGCCCGACCTTCGACCGCTCCAGACGGTAGAAGAAGAATGCGGCCGCCAGCAAGATGCCGTAGACGTGCCAGAAGGTGACCAGCGCCGGAATTCCCACCAACCCCAACGCGCCCCCCGTGATCTTGAGGTTGAGGGCGACGACGCGGACGACCTCGCCGAAGGCGAGGGTGGCGATGGCCAGGTAGACGCCGCGCAGCCGGAGCGACGGAACCCCAATGACGACCGCGACGAGCATCGCCAGCCCGGATCCGGCGAGAAGGGCGACCCACAGCGGGGTGTGATAGTTGCGAGTCAAGATCGCCGCCGCGTAGCCTCCGATCGCTGCCAGGGCGGCGTTGCCGAGGGAGAGCTGGCCGGCCATCAGTGTGACGTAGATGGACAGGGCGAGGAGGGCCGCCACCCCGGCAAAGAGGATCAGCGTGCTGTAGGCGGCATAAAACGAAAGGATCACGGACATCCCCGCCGCCTCCCCCCGCCGCCGATCCGCATTCAGGCCTCGCGGCCCTGCTGCTGTCCTAACAGGCCGGTGGGCCTCACGACCAGCACGAGGAACAGCAGCCCGAAGGCGACGCCGTCCCGGTAGCTGCTGTTCAGGTACTGGACGATCATGATCTCGCCGATGCCCATCACCAGGCCTCCCAGCACGGCGCCGGTGATGTCTCCCATGCCTCCGAGGATGATCGCGGCGAGCCCTTTGAGCCCGTAGGTGGTGCCCATGAATGGGGAGACGCTCCCCTGGAGGAGCATGCCGACCAACACCCCGGCGACACCACCGAGGGCGGAGCTGAGGAAGAACGTGAACAGCACCACCCGGTCGAACGGCATCCCGAGGAGGCTCGCCGTGGCGGGGTTCTCGGCGACCGCCCGGATCGCCAGCCCCAGCTTGGTGCGGGTGAGGAGCAGGCGGAGGCCGACCAGCAGCAGGACCGTCGTGGCCAGGACGATGATCTGCAGGAGGCTGACGGTGACCCCGCCGCCGGAAATGAATCGGATGGGCACCGCACTCGGAGGATAGCTGAGCGGCTCCGATCCCCAGAGGATCTGCGCCAGATTGACCAGGATCAGGGCGATGCCGATGGAGGTGATCAGCGACGACAGGCGGCCGGCCTGGCGGACGCGGAGCGGGCGAAAGGCGATGCGGTCGATGGCGATGCCGAGGAGGCCGGTGCCGATCGAGGCACCGAGCAGGGCCTCGAGGAAGTTGGCATTCAGGCGGGTGAACAGCGTGTAGGCGAACAACGCGCCGACGGCCAGGATGGCGGCGTGGGCCAGGTTGATGATTTCGAGCACGCCGAAGATCAGCGTGAACCCGAGCGCGAACAGCGCGTAGACCGAACCGAGGGAGATGCCGTTGATCAGCTGTTGGAGGAAGACGACCATCGGGGAAGGGGGGGAGGGGCCCTCGGCGCCCTCCCCCCGCCTACTTCGAAGGGGTCAACTCGACGAATCGGCCGCCGCGCACCACCGCGACGTACGTGCGCGGCTGGATGACGTCCCGGTCCGGCCCGATGCTGATCCTCCCCAGCGGAGTTTCAAAGTTCTTGATCGTGGTAAGGGCCTGGGCGATCCTGCCGCGCTGCGCCTTGATGTCTTCGCCGCCCGTCAGGTTCGCACGACGGACCGCCTCGGCTACGACCAAGGCGCCCGCGTACGCCTGGGCGGCAAACTGGTTGGGCTCCTTCTTGTACGTGGCCCGGTACGAATCGTAAAACTTGAGGTTGACCGAAGTCGGCGCGCTCGGCACCCAGGCGGTGCCGACGATCAGCCCCTCCGCCGCCGCCCCCGCTCGGGTGATGATGTTGGTGTCGTTGAACCCGTTGCCGCCGATGAACGGGACGGTGATGCCGAGGTTGTGGGCCTGAATCAGGAGCAGGGTTCCTTCGCGAGCCAGGGCGCTGACCACGATCGCCTGGGGGTTGGCCGCCTTCGCTTTGGTGAGCTGCGCCGAGAAGTCGCTGTCCCCTCTGGCGAAGGTGATCGTGTCGGCGATCTGGATCCCATTCTTCTGCAGTTCCTCGGCGAACGTTTTGTAGCCCGATACCGTAAAGTCGTCGGCGTTATCGTAGAGGACGACGACCCGCTGGAGGTTGAGGGTTGCCTTTGCCACGGCGATCGACTTCGGGATCTGTACAGCCTCTGGCGCCGACACCCGGAAGATCGTCGGGCCGATCTGCGGGATGCCCTTGGCGGTATTGCTGACGCCGACGACCGGCACCCCCGCCTGCACGGCGAGCGGATCGGCACCGAATGCCTGCGAGCTCAGAACGGGGCCGAGGATGGCCGCGACCTGATCGCGCTGGATGAACTTTTGGAACACGTTAATCGCGCCGTCCCGCCCGCCGCCGGTGTCTTCAAGGATCGGATCGATCTTCACCTGTCCCTTGTCGTTGATTTGCTTGAACGCCAGCATGAAGCCGTTTCGGATCGGCTCACCGTACACCGAGATGTCGCCGGTGATGCCGACGGCGAGGCCGATCTTCACCGGTTGAGACTGCGCCGCCCACCCGGCCGACGCGGCGAGGGCCAGCACCAGTATCGGGATTCCCCATCGCTTTGCGATC from bacterium includes the following:
- a CDS encoding branched-chain amino acid ABC transporter permease, which encodes MVVFLQQLINGISLGSVYALFALGFTLIFGVLEIINLAHAAILAVGALFAYTLFTRLNANFLEALLGASIGTGLLGIAIDRIAFRPLRVRQAGRLSSLITSIGIALILVNLAQILWGSEPLSYPPSAVPIRFISGGGVTVSLLQIIVLATTVLLLVGLRLLLTRTKLGLAIRAVAENPATASLLGMPFDRVVLFTFFLSSALGGVAGVLVGMLLQGSVSPFMGTTYGLKGLAAIILGGMGDITGAVLGGLVMGIGEIMIVQYLNSSYRDGVAFGLLFLVLVVRPTGLLGQQQGREA
- a CDS encoding branched-chain amino acid ABC transporter permease, which codes for MSVILSFYAAYSTLILFAGVAALLALSIYVTLMAGQLSLGNAALAAIGGYAAAILTRNYHTPLWVALLAGSGLAMLVAVVIGVPSLRLRGVYLAIATLAFGEVVRVVALNLKITGGALGLVGIPALVTFWHVYGILLAAAFFFYRLERSKVGRAFAAIRQDETAAQAMGIRITYYKVLAFALAGLISGLAGGLSVHFTYIINPAQASFSEAVNILTYAIFGGTASFFGPIIGGMVLTILPESLRFLREYRLLMNGAILVLVTIYLPNGVLSPRLWRWRRARL
- a CDS encoding ABC transporter substrate-binding protein; this encodes MIAKRWGIPILVLALAASAGWAAQSQPVKIGLAVGITGDISVYGEPIRNGFMLAFKQINDKGQVKIDPILEDTGGGRDGAINVFQKFIQRDQVAAILGPVLSSQAFGADPLAVQAGVPVVGVSNTAKGIPQIGPTIFRVSAPEAVQIPKSIAVAKATLNLQRVVVLYDNADDFTVSGYKTFAEELQKNGIQIADTITFARGDSDFSAQLTKAKAANPQAIVVSALAREGTLLLIQAHNLGITVPFIGGNGFNDTNIITRAGAAAEGLIVGTAWVPSAPTSVNLKFYDSYRATYKKEPNQFAAQAYAGALVVAEAVRRANLTGGEDIKAQRGRIAQALTTIKNFETPLGRISIGPDRDVIQPRTYVAVVRGGRFVELTPSK